In one window of Microbacterium natoriense DNA:
- a CDS encoding nitrite/sulfite reductase yields MTIQQPTPIRGARTRTARVPTKPHGQWAVDGNEPLNGNEEWKLDDNGLNVRERIENVYAQGGFESIDPTDLHGRFRWWGLYTQRKPGIDGGRTAQLEPHELEDEYFMMRVRIDGGQLTTEQLRVIGEISTEFARDTADITDRQNVQLHWVEVQSVPEIWRRLEAVGLSTTEACGDVPRVILGSPVAGIAADELIDPTPQIREIADRFIGDVTLSNLPRKYKTAITGHPSQDVVHEINDCAFVAVEHPELGIGYDLWVGGALSVVPRLGERLGVFVTPDRVAEVWHGITQIFRDYGYRRLRNKARLKFLLADWGVEKFREVLETEYLESPLPDGPAAPKPTSLGDHVGIHAQKDGRFFVGAAPLVGRVAGSTLTALADLAEAHGSQRIRTTPHQKLLVLDIEESRVESLVKGLDAIGLSARPSLFRRGTIACTGIEFCKLAIVETKVNAAKAIEQLEERLGALEPEIGRPITLHVNGCPNSCARIQTADIGLKGQLVLIDGEQVPGYQVHLGGGLANVDREEAGLGRTVRGLKVPADGIADYAERVIRRYLADRESAGETFANWAHRADEEALQ; encoded by the coding sequence ATGACGATTCAGCAGCCGACGCCGATCCGCGGTGCCCGCACGCGCACCGCGCGCGTCCCCACGAAACCCCACGGCCAGTGGGCGGTCGACGGCAACGAGCCCCTGAACGGCAACGAGGAGTGGAAGCTCGACGACAACGGGCTCAACGTGCGCGAGCGCATCGAGAACGTGTACGCGCAGGGCGGCTTCGAGAGCATCGATCCGACCGACCTGCACGGGCGCTTCCGCTGGTGGGGTCTGTACACCCAGCGCAAACCCGGCATCGACGGCGGCCGCACCGCCCAACTCGAGCCGCACGAACTCGAAGACGAGTACTTCATGATGCGTGTGCGGATCGACGGCGGGCAGCTGACGACCGAGCAGCTCCGCGTGATCGGCGAGATCTCGACCGAGTTCGCCCGCGATACGGCCGACATCACCGACCGCCAGAACGTGCAGCTGCACTGGGTCGAGGTGCAGAGTGTTCCCGAGATCTGGCGCCGCCTCGAGGCCGTCGGCCTGAGCACGACGGAAGCGTGCGGCGACGTGCCGCGCGTGATCCTCGGCTCGCCGGTCGCCGGCATCGCCGCCGACGAGCTGATCGACCCGACGCCGCAGATCCGCGAGATCGCCGACCGCTTCATCGGTGACGTGACTCTGTCGAACCTGCCCCGCAAGTACAAGACCGCGATCACGGGCCACCCCAGCCAGGACGTGGTGCACGAGATCAACGACTGCGCCTTCGTCGCGGTCGAGCACCCCGAACTCGGCATCGGCTACGACCTGTGGGTCGGCGGCGCGCTCTCGGTCGTGCCGCGACTCGGAGAGCGGCTGGGCGTCTTCGTCACCCCCGACCGCGTGGCCGAGGTGTGGCACGGCATCACCCAGATCTTCCGCGACTACGGCTACCGCCGCCTGCGCAACAAAGCCCGCCTGAAGTTCCTGCTCGCCGACTGGGGTGTCGAGAAGTTCCGCGAGGTGCTCGAGACCGAATACCTCGAGAGTCCGCTCCCCGACGGCCCTGCGGCTCCCAAGCCCACGAGCCTCGGCGATCACGTCGGCATCCACGCGCAGAAGGACGGCAGATTCTTCGTCGGCGCAGCTCCCCTGGTCGGCCGCGTCGCCGGCAGCACTCTCACCGCCCTCGCGGACCTCGCCGAGGCGCACGGCTCGCAGCGCATCCGCACGACGCCGCATCAGAAGCTGCTCGTCCTCGACATCGAGGAGAGCCGGGTCGAGAGCCTGGTGAAGGGACTCGACGCGATCGGGCTGTCGGCTCGCCCGAGCCTGTTCCGCCGCGGCACGATCGCCTGCACCGGCATCGAGTTCTGCAAGCTCGCGATCGTCGAGACCAAGGTCAACGCCGCGAAGGCCATCGAGCAGCTCGAGGAGCGCCTCGGCGCGCTCGAGCCCGAGATCGGACGTCCGATCACACTGCACGTGAACGGGTGCCCGAACTCCTGCGCCCGCATCCAGACCGCCGACATCGGCCTCAAAGGTCAGCTCGTGCTGATCGACGGCGAGCAGGTGCCCGGTTACCAGGTGCACCTCGGCGGCGGACTCGCGAACGTCGATCGCGAAGAAGCAGGACTCGGCCGCACGGTCCGCGGTCTCAAGGTGCCGGCAGACGGCATCGCCGACTACGCCGAGCGCGTCATCCGCCGCTACCTCGCCGACCGCGAGAGCGCCGGCGAGACCTTCGCGAACTGGGCGCACCGCGCCGACGAGGAGGCGCTGCAATGA
- a CDS encoding sirohydrochlorin chelatase, giving the protein MARPSLLAVSHGTADVEGAAAIAALVAQVRSALPDVDVIEAFVDVQQPDAAELAPQLDGPLVIVPLLLSSGFHVHHDLHGIAKTRPSTVIADPMGPDPRLADVLAQRLPEGQDPVILAVAGSRDPRSLTDAEGMGALLEERLGRDVHLAYLAARQPDLPSALAEHPDAIVSTYLLAQGYFFDLARRQNADRALTMPLLDGGPVPQPLIDLVVARYEAAAARL; this is encoded by the coding sequence ATGGCTCGACCCTCGCTCCTCGCCGTGTCGCACGGCACCGCCGACGTCGAAGGCGCCGCGGCGATCGCCGCCCTCGTCGCGCAGGTGCGCTCGGCCCTCCCCGACGTCGACGTGATCGAGGCCTTCGTCGATGTGCAGCAGCCGGACGCCGCCGAGCTCGCCCCGCAGCTCGACGGGCCGCTCGTGATCGTGCCGCTGCTGCTGTCCAGCGGGTTCCACGTGCACCACGACCTGCACGGCATCGCGAAGACCCGCCCGTCGACGGTCATCGCGGATCCGATGGGCCCCGATCCGCGCCTCGCCGACGTCCTCGCCCAGCGACTGCCGGAAGGCCAGGATCCGGTGATCCTCGCGGTAGCCGGCTCGCGCGATCCCCGTTCACTGACGGATGCCGAGGGCATGGGCGCGCTTCTCGAAGAGCGTCTCGGCCGAGACGTGCACCTCGCTTACCTCGCCGCGCGGCAGCCCGACCTTCCCTCGGCCCTTGCCGAGCATCCTGACGCGATCGTGTCCACGTACCTGCTCGCCCAGGGATACTTCTTCGACCTCGCCCGGCGGCAGAACGCCGATCGCGCGCTTACGATGCCGCTCCTCGACGGCGGCCCCGTGCCGCAGCCGCTGATCGACCTCGTGGTCGCCCGCTACGAGGCTGCCGCGGCCCGGCTCTGA
- a CDS encoding HNH endonuclease signature motif containing protein, translating to MTALVDATIEQVDALAALTGMLVDVDRTIGQLQAVRDGILATASRLALQVADEAGHEDFGDLSTRTVAAELGAALRVSDRTVQRRMAEASFLVERFPRVWQAQGAGRISAGHARVIVEAGEHLDDAADRDAYSEQIIGFAETESPNRVGRMARRVAERFQPRGLDDRHKDARTKRRIWVNDRPDGMAELGMHGPAALIHGAYDRITAMGRALQTGSCVPTGASFGPAATGDSATEPDVVPDARTFDEIRCDLALDMLLTGAPAGHDTPEGLLAAITAAVSVTVPVLSLAGVDSTPAELNGRCPIDDATAKALVGAASGWDRVLTHPVTGGVLAVDRYRPSADLRRHLQARDQRCRFPGCGMPARDSDLDHTIDHAFGGETTDANLGALCRRHHVLKHHTPWHVEHLDGGVYSWTSPTGQIYIDRPPPVNTVTFTEAPDEPEPPF from the coding sequence ATGACGGCACTGGTTGACGCGACGATCGAACAGGTGGACGCGCTGGCCGCGCTCACCGGCATGCTCGTCGATGTCGACCGCACGATCGGTCAGCTGCAGGCGGTGCGCGATGGCATTCTCGCCACCGCGTCACGTCTGGCGCTGCAGGTCGCAGATGAAGCAGGTCACGAGGATTTCGGCGACCTGTCCACGCGCACGGTGGCCGCGGAGCTGGGGGCGGCGCTGCGGGTGTCCGACCGGACGGTGCAGCGCCGGATGGCGGAGGCGTCGTTCCTGGTCGAGCGATTCCCGCGGGTGTGGCAGGCACAGGGTGCCGGCCGCATCAGCGCCGGGCATGCGCGCGTGATCGTCGAGGCCGGGGAGCATCTCGATGACGCGGCCGACCGGGACGCCTACTCCGAGCAGATCATCGGATTCGCGGAGACGGAGTCCCCGAATCGAGTGGGGCGGATGGCGCGGCGCGTCGCGGAGCGGTTCCAGCCGCGCGGTCTCGACGATCGGCACAAGGACGCTCGGACGAAGCGCCGCATCTGGGTGAATGATCGCCCTGACGGCATGGCCGAGCTCGGCATGCACGGCCCGGCGGCGCTGATCCACGGTGCGTACGACCGGATCACCGCGATGGGCAGGGCGCTGCAGACAGGCTCCTGCGTGCCAACGGGCGCGTCGTTCGGTCCTGCGGCGACAGGCGACTCCGCCACAGAACCGGACGTGGTGCCCGACGCTCGGACCTTCGACGAGATCCGCTGCGATCTCGCTCTCGACATGCTCCTCACCGGTGCTCCGGCCGGGCACGACACCCCTGAGGGGCTCCTCGCCGCGATCACAGCGGCCGTGTCCGTCACGGTCCCGGTGCTCAGCCTCGCCGGCGTCGACAGCACTCCTGCCGAGCTGAACGGCCGCTGCCCGATCGACGACGCGACGGCGAAGGCGCTGGTCGGTGCAGCATCCGGTTGGGATCGCGTGCTCACCCACCCTGTCACCGGTGGCGTGCTCGCCGTCGACCGCTACCGGCCCTCCGCCGACCTGAGGCGACACCTCCAGGCCAGGGACCAGCGGTGCCGATTCCCTGGATGCGGGATGCCGGCCCGAGACAGCGACCTCGACCACACGATCGACCACGCCTTCGGTGGCGAGACGACCGACGCCAACCTCGGTGCACTGTGCCGAAGACACCACGTGCTGAAGCATCACACCCCGTGGCACGTCGAACACCTCGACGGCGGCGTCTACTCGTGGACGAGCCCGACCGGACAGATCTACATCGACCGGCCTCCGCCGGTGAACACCGTGACGTTCACCGAAGCTCCCGACGAACCCGAGCCGCCCTTCTGA
- the cobA gene encoding uroporphyrinogen-III C-methyltransferase, translating into MTGHVTLVGAGPGDAGLLTVRGLKALQNADVIVADRLGARAVLEQLAAEGVVLSAEVIDVGKLPGHHPVPQDGINELLVELAAAGRNVVRLKGGDPFVFGRGREEQLFCEQRGIPVDVVPGVTSAISVPAVAGIPLTHRGVATSFTVLSGHDQIDRVPGGGDHTVVLLMGVNTLGHSAHVLAAGARGADCPVAIIEDGYGATQRVTIGTLGTITGIAAARQVRSPAVIVIGDVVRLSPHAAGRSTDAVTIHGASSVNPPSIVAGSADRLSSNADAAPKPRWTDALTAGLAVDTGLVQVVETSLTSR; encoded by the coding sequence ATGACCGGACACGTCACGCTCGTCGGTGCGGGACCAGGCGACGCCGGGCTCCTGACCGTGCGAGGTCTGAAGGCCCTGCAGAACGCCGACGTGATCGTCGCCGACCGGCTCGGCGCCCGCGCGGTGCTCGAACAGCTCGCGGCCGAAGGCGTCGTGCTGTCAGCTGAAGTCATCGATGTCGGCAAGCTGCCGGGGCACCATCCCGTGCCCCAGGACGGCATCAACGAGCTGCTCGTCGAACTCGCCGCCGCGGGCAGGAACGTCGTGCGACTCAAGGGCGGCGACCCGTTCGTGTTCGGCCGCGGCCGCGAAGAGCAGCTGTTCTGCGAACAGCGCGGCATCCCGGTCGACGTCGTCCCCGGCGTCACGAGCGCCATCTCGGTGCCTGCCGTCGCCGGCATCCCGCTCACCCATCGCGGTGTCGCCACGTCGTTCACGGTCCTCAGCGGCCACGACCAGATCGATCGGGTGCCCGGCGGAGGCGACCACACGGTCGTCCTGCTGATGGGCGTCAACACGCTCGGGCACTCGGCTCACGTGCTCGCAGCCGGGGCCCGAGGCGCCGACTGCCCAGTCGCGATCATCGAAGACGGCTACGGTGCGACCCAGCGCGTGACGATCGGCACGCTCGGAACGATCACCGGGATCGCTGCCGCCCGACAGGTGCGCTCCCCCGCGGTCATCGTCATCGGCGACGTCGTGCGGTTGAGCCCGCACGCAGCCGGACGATCCACGGATGCGGTGACGATTCACGGAGCATCTTCCGTGAATCCCCCGTCCATCGTCGCCGGCTCCGCAGATCGTCTCTCCTCGAATGCGGATGCCGCGCCCAAACCTCGCTGGACCGATGCCCTCACCGCGGGCCTCGCCGTCGACACCGGACTCGTCCAGGTCGTCGAGACCTCCCTCACCTCCCGCTGA
- a CDS encoding phosphoadenylyl-sulfate reductase codes for MSTPVTIRPARRSREELQALAERGNVELRSRQPDEASPAEVAAWVAENFAVSQAAVACSMADAALPRLVAEHLPGVDVLFLDTGYHFAETTFTRNEVAESLDVNIVDVKPEQTVREQDAEFGKNLFERDPGLCCARRKVEPLQRALGEYEVWFTGVRREEAPTRAETELIVWDERNGLVKVNPVAAWTFDDLIDYATVHEVPVNPLIANGYPSIGCAPCTKQVAPGEDPRSGRWAGLSKTECGLHL; via the coding sequence ATGAGCACTCCGGTGACCATCCGTCCGGCCCGCCGCTCCCGCGAGGAGCTCCAGGCGCTCGCCGAACGCGGCAACGTCGAGCTGCGCAGCCGGCAGCCCGACGAGGCGAGTCCCGCCGAGGTCGCCGCGTGGGTGGCCGAAAACTTCGCCGTCTCGCAGGCCGCGGTCGCGTGTTCGATGGCGGATGCTGCGCTCCCGCGCCTCGTCGCCGAGCACCTCCCCGGCGTCGACGTGCTCTTCCTCGACACCGGCTACCACTTCGCCGAGACGACGTTCACGCGCAACGAGGTGGCCGAGAGCCTCGACGTGAACATCGTCGATGTGAAGCCCGAGCAGACCGTGCGCGAGCAGGATGCCGAATTCGGCAAGAACCTCTTCGAGCGCGATCCCGGCCTGTGCTGCGCGCGCCGCAAGGTCGAGCCGCTGCAGCGCGCGCTCGGCGAGTACGAGGTGTGGTTCACGGGCGTCCGCCGTGAAGAGGCGCCCACCCGCGCCGAGACCGAACTGATCGTCTGGGACGAGCGCAACGGCCTCGTCAAGGTGAACCCGGTCGCGGCCTGGACCTTCGACGATCTCATCGACTACGCCACCGTGCACGAGGTGCCGGTGAACCCGCTCATCGCGAACGGCTACCCGTCGATCGGCTGCGCGCCGTGCACGAAGCAGGTCGCCCCCGGCGAGGACCCCCGGTCCGGCCGCTGGGCCGGCCTGTCCAAGACAGAATGCGGACTCCACCTATGA
- a CDS encoding sulfate adenylyltransferase subunit 1: MSNLAADVSSRSARSTASERARTLFRFATAGSVDDGKSTLVGRLLHDAKAILADQLEQVAATSRQRGFAHGEFDFALLTDGLRAEREQGITIDVAYRYFATDRRSFILADCPGHVQYTRNMVTGSATADAVIVLVDARKGIIEQTRRHLAVVSLLRVAHVVIAVNKIDLVGFDENRFVEIELEAARVAEQLGLPGIHVLPVSALEGDNIVDRSERTPWYQGPTLIDLLESLPTAVEIEDTAAPFRLPVQLVLRPQGGLSPEIADPERYRDFRGFAGRIAAGTVSVGDSVDVFPGGHSTTVTGIHIAGQEADAATAAQSVTLTLADQIDAARGAVIAASGTIPAGRREAVVELFQLDPRATTAGSKVLVKHGTATVQALIAEVIDRRDLETLAHHDAESLAVNEIGRVRLRFAADLPLEPYAQSREGGSLVLIHPADGATLAAATVED, encoded by the coding sequence ATGAGTAACCTCGCTGCAGACGTTTCGTCTCGCTCCGCGCGCTCAACCGCCAGCGAGCGCGCCAGGACCCTGTTCCGGTTCGCGACCGCCGGCTCCGTTGACGACGGCAAGTCGACGCTCGTCGGCCGACTGCTGCACGACGCGAAGGCGATCCTCGCCGACCAGCTCGAGCAGGTCGCCGCGACCAGTCGCCAGCGCGGCTTCGCGCACGGCGAGTTCGACTTCGCCCTGCTCACAGACGGCCTGCGCGCCGAGCGCGAGCAGGGCATCACGATCGACGTGGCGTATCGCTACTTCGCGACCGACCGGCGCAGCTTCATCCTCGCCGACTGCCCCGGACACGTGCAGTACACGCGCAACATGGTCACCGGCTCCGCCACTGCCGACGCCGTGATCGTGCTCGTCGATGCACGCAAGGGCATCATCGAGCAGACCCGCCGCCACCTCGCCGTCGTCTCGCTGCTGCGCGTGGCCCACGTCGTCATCGCGGTCAACAAGATCGATCTGGTCGGCTTCGACGAGAACCGCTTCGTCGAGATCGAGCTCGAAGCGGCACGCGTCGCCGAGCAGCTGGGTCTGCCCGGCATCCACGTGCTGCCCGTCTCGGCTCTCGAGGGCGACAACATCGTCGATCGCTCCGAGCGCACGCCCTGGTATCAGGGCCCGACCCTGATCGATCTGCTCGAGTCGCTGCCCACCGCGGTCGAGATCGAAGACACCGCCGCCCCCTTCCGCCTGCCCGTGCAGCTCGTGCTGCGCCCGCAGGGCGGCCTGTCGCCCGAGATCGCCGACCCCGAGCGCTATCGCGACTTCCGCGGATTCGCCGGGCGGATCGCCGCGGGCACCGTGAGCGTCGGCGACTCCGTCGACGTGTTCCCCGGCGGACACTCCACCACGGTCACCGGCATCCACATCGCGGGGCAGGAGGCGGATGCAGCCACGGCCGCGCAGTCCGTGACCCTCACCCTCGCGGACCAGATCGATGCCGCACGCGGCGCCGTGATCGCCGCATCCGGCACCATCCCTGCCGGCCGCCGGGAGGCCGTCGTCGAGCTGTTCCAGCTCGACCCGCGTGCGACCACCGCCGGGAGCAAGGTCCTCGTCAAGCACGGCACTGCGACCGTGCAGGCGCTGATCGCCGAAGTGATCGACCGACGCGACCTCGAGACGCTCGCCCATCACGACGCCGAGTCGCTCGCCGTGAACGAGATCGGGCGCGTGCGCCTGCGCTTCGCCGCGGACCTGCCGCTCGAGCCGTATGCGCAGAGCCGTGAAGGCGGCTCGCTCGTGCTCATCCACCCCGCCGACGGCGCGACGCTGGCCGCAGCGACCGTCGAGGACTGA
- a CDS encoding ABC transporter permease translates to MPLDSTKISADGDAYGDLATLSAGLDRLQSDDVQRTPRWREFLSKALPPIVLLFVLLGVWQLYVVIANPRPDKAPSPAAVVGALDEAWMSGRLQEAVATSLERGVIGFLIAIVVGTALGMLLAEWKLLRRAAGPLISGLTVLPSVAWVPAAIIWFALSDATAYFVILMGAIPSIVNGLLSGIDQVPPQLRRVGIVLGASRWQLATSVTLPAALPGYFAGLKQGWAFSWRSLMAAEIITSGGTIGFGLGTMLNQSRELADLAGVLATILLILAIGIVIELALFGPLERRMLRNRGLLLGGGR, encoded by the coding sequence ATGCCTCTTGACTCCACGAAGATCTCCGCCGACGGCGACGCCTACGGAGATCTGGCGACGCTCTCGGCCGGTCTCGACCGCCTGCAGTCCGACGACGTGCAGCGCACTCCGCGATGGCGCGAGTTCCTGAGCAAGGCCCTACCGCCGATCGTGCTGCTGTTCGTGCTGCTGGGCGTGTGGCAGCTGTATGTCGTGATCGCGAACCCGCGCCCCGACAAGGCGCCGAGCCCGGCTGCCGTCGTCGGCGCTCTCGACGAGGCCTGGATGTCGGGGCGCCTGCAGGAGGCGGTCGCGACGAGCCTCGAGCGCGGTGTCATCGGCTTCCTGATCGCCATCGTGGTCGGCACCGCACTCGGGATGCTGCTCGCCGAGTGGAAGCTGCTGCGCCGCGCCGCGGGTCCGCTCATCTCAGGCCTCACCGTGCTGCCCTCCGTGGCATGGGTGCCCGCCGCGATCATCTGGTTCGCGCTCAGCGACGCAACCGCGTACTTCGTGATCCTGATGGGCGCGATCCCATCGATCGTGAACGGGCTGCTCTCGGGCATCGACCAGGTGCCGCCGCAGCTGCGCCGCGTGGGCATCGTGCTCGGCGCGAGCCGCTGGCAGCTCGCCACCTCCGTCACGTTGCCCGCGGCGCTCCCCGGCTACTTCGCGGGCCTGAAGCAGGGCTGGGCGTTCTCGTGGCGCTCCCTGATGGCGGCCGAGATCATCACCAGCGGTGGAACGATCGGCTTCGGCCTCGGCACGATGCTGAACCAGTCCCGTGAACTCGCCGACCTCGCAGGAGTCCTGGCCACGATCCTGCTCATCCTCGCCATCGGCATCGTGATCGAGCTGGCCCTGTTCGGCCCGCTCGAGCGGCGGATGCTGCGCAACCGCGGACTGCTGCTGGGAGGCGGGCGATGA
- the cysD gene encoding sulfate adenylyltransferase subunit CysD, whose translation MSTITRSLSEERSDETKRPQGLSALDQLEAEGIHIIREVVAEFERPVLLFSGGKDSVVVLHLAAKAFAPGKVPFPVLHVDTGHNFPEVIAFRDETVARLGIDLEVARVQDYIDDGRLAERPDGTRNPLQTQPLLDAIAAGKHDAVFGGARRDEDKARAKERIISLRDEFGQWDPRNQRPELWSLYNGRHLPGQHVRAFPISNWTEADIWNYIDRENIALPPLYYAHQREVFRRDGMWWAVGEFSQPRAGEEVVRRTVRYRTVGDMSCTGAVESDAADTASVAAEVQRSTLTERGATRADDRISEAAMEDRKKDGYF comes from the coding sequence ATGAGCACCATCACCCGGTCGTTGAGCGAGGAGCGCAGCGACGAGACGAAACGCCCGCAGGGTCTGTCCGCCCTCGACCAGCTCGAGGCGGAAGGCATCCACATCATCCGCGAGGTCGTCGCCGAGTTCGAGCGCCCCGTGCTGCTGTTCTCCGGCGGCAAGGACTCGGTCGTGGTGCTCCACCTCGCCGCGAAGGCGTTCGCACCGGGCAAGGTGCCTTTCCCGGTGCTGCACGTCGACACCGGCCACAACTTCCCCGAGGTCATCGCGTTCCGCGACGAGACCGTCGCCCGCCTGGGCATCGACCTCGAGGTCGCGCGGGTGCAGGACTACATCGACGACGGCCGGCTCGCCGAGCGCCCCGACGGCACCCGCAACCCTCTCCAGACGCAGCCGCTGCTCGACGCGATCGCCGCAGGCAAGCACGACGCCGTGTTCGGCGGGGCCCGCCGCGACGAGGACAAGGCCCGCGCGAAGGAGCGCATCATCTCGCTGCGCGACGAGTTCGGCCAGTGGGACCCGCGCAACCAGCGCCCCGAGCTGTGGAGCCTGTACAACGGCCGGCACCTGCCCGGTCAGCACGTGCGAGCCTTCCCGATCTCGAACTGGACCGAGGCCGACATCTGGAACTACATCGACCGCGAGAACATCGCCCTGCCGCCGCTGTACTACGCGCACCAGCGCGAGGTCTTCCGCCGCGACGGCATGTGGTGGGCAGTCGGCGAGTTCTCGCAGCCGCGCGCCGGTGAAGAGGTCGTCCGCCGCACCGTGCGCTACCGCACCGTCGGCGACATGAGCTGCACGGGTGCGGTGGAGTCGGATGCCGCGGACACGGCATCCGTCGCCGCCGAGGTGCAGCGTTCCACCCTCACGGAACGCGGCGCGACGCGCGCCGACGACCGGATCAGCGAGGCCGCCATGGAGGATCGCAAGAAGGACGGGTACTTCTGA
- a CDS encoding ABC transporter ATP-binding protein, whose protein sequence is MMSAPAGPFGKLRDPGPGAASVARLTPSFDGVTPLAAPAPAVDPAVRISHVTKRYGSGPIVLEDVSLDIAPGEFVCLLGASGCGKSTLLNLIAGLERTTSGSIHLSAGSLSPSKGGASVMFQESALMPWLTARQNVELALRLRGVPRAERREEALRLLATVNLAEAGDKRPHELSGGMRQRVALARALAQDRDVLLMDEPFAALDAITRDLLHEELERVWRATGRTIVFVTHNVREAARLGQRVILLSSRPGRVAGEWRIANTLGRRIESPEVAALATEITAELRKEIARNAS, encoded by the coding sequence CTGATGAGTGCGCCCGCGGGGCCCTTCGGCAAGCTCAGGGACCCAGGTCCCGGTGCCGCATCCGTGGCGCGGCTGACGCCGAGCTTCGACGGCGTCACGCCGCTTGCGGCGCCCGCGCCCGCCGTCGACCCCGCGGTGCGCATCTCGCACGTCACGAAGCGCTACGGTTCGGGCCCGATCGTCCTGGAGGATGTCTCCCTCGACATCGCCCCGGGCGAGTTCGTGTGCCTGCTCGGCGCCTCGGGCTGCGGAAAGTCGACGCTGCTGAACCTCATCGCAGGGCTCGAGCGCACCACCTCCGGCAGCATTCACCTCTCGGCTGGGTCCCTGAGCCCGTCGAAGGGCGGCGCCTCGGTGATGTTCCAGGAGTCCGCACTGATGCCGTGGCTCACCGCGCGGCAGAACGTCGAGCTCGCACTGCGACTGCGCGGTGTCCCTCGTGCGGAGCGGCGCGAGGAGGCCCTCCGTCTGCTGGCGACCGTGAACCTCGCGGAAGCCGGCGACAAGCGTCCGCACGAGCTCTCCGGCGGCATGCGTCAGCGCGTGGCCCTGGCCCGTGCCCTCGCGCAGGACCGCGACGTGCTGCTGATGGACGAGCCGTTCGCCGCTCTCGACGCGATCACCCGCGATCTGCTGCACGAGGAGCTCGAGCGCGTGTGGCGAGCCACCGGCCGCACGATCGTGTTCGTCACCCACAACGTGCGCGAGGCCGCTCGCCTCGGCCAGCGCGTGATCCTGCTCTCCAGCCGCCCCGGACGCGTCGCGGGCGAGTGGCGCATCGCGAACACCCTCGGCCGACGCATCGAGTCGCCCGAGGTCGCGGCCCTCGCCACCGAGATCACCGCCGAGCTGCGGAAGGAGATCGCCCGCAATGCCTCTTGA
- a CDS encoding ABC transporter substrate-binding protein, whose protein sequence is MMLAGCASASADPGSGDAKGDDLAEVRLGYFANVTHAPALVGLSEGLFQDALGDVALKTEVFNAGPAAIEALSAGAIDATYIGPNPAINTFIQSGGESANIIAGATSGGAALVVNDSIQSVDDLKGKNIATPQLGNTQDVALRSWLADEGFETSTSGGGDVTITPTENAQTLTLFQDGGVDGAWLPEPWVSRLVVEAGAHVLVNEADLWPDGNFPTTVLLVRKDFAKEHPEVVDELLEGHIASVEWLDEHADEAPAVINDALEEATGKKLSDEVLTRALENVTFTVDPVASTFETLVENGLAAGTQKEGSIDGLFDLTALNKLLKDAGKDTVSAAGLGED, encoded by the coding sequence ATGATGCTCGCGGGCTGCGCCTCGGCATCCGCTGACCCGGGCTCGGGCGACGCGAAGGGCGACGACCTCGCCGAGGTGCGCCTCGGCTACTTCGCCAACGTCACGCACGCCCCCGCGCTGGTCGGTCTCTCCGAAGGGCTGTTCCAGGATGCTCTGGGCGACGTCGCGTTGAAGACCGAGGTCTTCAACGCCGGTCCGGCCGCGATCGAGGCGCTCTCCGCCGGTGCGATCGACGCGACCTACATCGGCCCGAATCCCGCGATCAACACCTTCATCCAGTCGGGCGGCGAGTCGGCGAACATCATCGCCGGCGCGACCTCCGGCGGCGCGGCGCTCGTCGTGAACGACAGCATCCAGAGCGTCGACGATCTCAAGGGCAAGAACATCGCGACCCCTCAGCTCGGCAATACGCAGGACGTGGCGCTGCGCAGCTGGCTCGCCGACGAAGGCTTCGAGACCTCGACCTCGGGCGGGGGCGACGTCACGATCACCCCGACCGAGAACGCGCAGACGCTGACGCTGTTCCAGGACGGCGGCGTCGACGGCGCGTGGCTCCCCGAGCCGTGGGTGTCGCGTCTGGTCGTCGAGGCGGGTGCGCACGTGCTCGTGAACGAGGCCGATCTGTGGCCCGACGGGAACTTCCCGACCACGGTGCTGCTGGTGCGCAAGGACTTCGCGAAGGAGCACCCGGAGGTGGTCGACGAACTGCTCGAGGGCCACATCGCGTCTGTCGAGTGGCTCGACGAGCACGCCGACGAGGCGCCGGCCGTGATCAACGACGCGCTCGAGGAGGCGACGGGTAAGAAGCTCTCCGACGAGGTTCTTACGCGGGCGCTCGAGAACGTCACGTTCACGGTCGACCCGGTGGCCTCGACGTTCGAGACCCTCGTGGAGAACGGCCTCGCCGCGGGCACGCAGAAGGAGGGCTCGATCGACGGGCTCTTCGATCTGACCGCGCTGAACAAGCTCCTGAAGGATGCCGGCAAGGACACCGTCTCGGCCGCAGGGCTCGGGGAGGACTGA